The following is a genomic window from Salinibacter grassmerensis.
AGACCGTCTACCTGCTTCTTGGCGTCCTCGCACTGGCGGCCATGGGCCTGTTCGAGGTGCCCTGGAGCGACCCCGCTGCACAGCGGTACGCCTGGTTTGTCCCGTCGGTCATCGGGCTGCTCGTGGGCACCGCCGGAACTGCGCTGGGGGCCATTTTCCTCTATGAGCGGCGAAAGACGCAGCGAACGGTCGTGTATGGGCTACAGTTGCTCACCCTCGCGCTTGCAGGGGTGCTGTACGGCGGGCTGTACACGACCGGCACCCTCACGTTCACCGATCCGACGGGCATTTTGTGGAGCCGCACGATCGTGCTGCTTCTTCCCATCATCGCGTATGCCCTGTTCCGGCTGGCGCGCCGGGGGATCGAGAACGACATTGAATTGGTGGAGTCGATGGACCGGATCCGGTAGCTGCGGCATCTCCACGCCCCCCTCATGTCCGATTGGCCTCGCCGGATCTACGTCGTCCTGAGCCTCGGCGTCCTCAGCTTTGCCTTTGCGCCTATTCTGGTGCGATGGGCGGGCGACGTGCCGGGCCTGGCAATCGCGGTGTGGCGGACCGTAACGGCGGCGGCCGTGCTG
Proteins encoded in this region:
- a CDS encoding DUF4293 domain-containing protein, translating into MIQRIQTVYLLLGVLALAAMGLFEVPWSDPAAQRYAWFVPSVIGLLVGTAGTALGAIFLYERRKTQRTVVYGLQLLTLALAGVLYGGLYTTGTLTFTDPTGILWSRTIVLLLPIIAYALFRLARRGIENDIELVESMDRIR